Proteins from one Alphaproteobacteria bacterium genomic window:
- a CDS encoding TraB/GumN family protein, producing the protein MFRFESAQAHPNQRTFYLLVTNARVNYSNLPLSVRGKIEQCRSLYVENKFPPSADEHQRAHLDYDYSRNFQDSDWYANLSPYSRDILSTLFEQRVIELIQKWRIQFAYALLIVSRCPDDPNNEVINHLGHMFSEHQKPTEGIFSTQDIIDMAASHPCSDQEIQEAIIYFGENHTDTNSLTVLESTNLAHTEKKLEVEKNSGNPVVKFSNRLYLNLSALFVERLLETSKTWVGPSIVAIGNQLRLVTKKGIIALFQEKGWCVKRLTPKGQFVCVKNYCEEESES; encoded by the coding sequence ATGTTTCGCTTTGAAAGTGCGCAAGCCCATCCCAATCAAAGAACTTTTTACCTACTTGTTACGAATGCTCGGGTAAATTACTCTAATTTACCCTTAAGTGTGCGAGGAAAAATTGAACAATGTCGATCACTGTATGTTGAAAATAAATTCCCACCCTCTGCTGATGAACACCAAAGGGCACACCTTGATTATGATTATTCCAGAAATTTTCAGGATTCGGATTGGTATGCAAATTTATCACCATATTCTAGAGATATATTAAGCACTCTATTTGAGCAGCGGGTAATTGAGCTCATTCAAAAATGGCGAATTCAATTTGCTTATGCATTATTAATTGTCTCTCGATGTCCTGACGATCCAAATAATGAAGTCATCAATCACCTGGGTCATATGTTTTCTGAACACCAAAAGCCCACAGAGGGAATTTTCAGCACGCAAGACATAATAGATATGGCCGCTTCACATCCTTGTTCAGATCAAGAAATCCAGGAAGCAATTATTTATTTTGGAGAAAATCATACAGATACAAATTCTTTAACTGTATTGGAATCAACAAACCTTGCTCATACGGAAAAAAAGTTGGAGGTTGAGAAAAATTCAGGAAATCCCGTAGTAAAATTTTCTAATCGACTGTATTTAAATCTATCGGCTCTATTTGTCGAGCGCCTTCTCGAAACTTCAAAAACATGGGTAGGACCCTCAATTGTTGCCATTGGAAACCAACTACGGCTCGTAACAAAAAAAGGAATAATTGCTTTATTTCAGGAAAAAGGCTGGTGTGTTAAGCGTTTGACGCCTAAAGGACAATTTGTTTGTGTAAAAAATTATTGTGAAGAGGAAAGTGAATCCTAA